The Tumebacillus amylolyticus genome contains a region encoding:
- a CDS encoding baseplate J/gp47 family protein — translation MFKTYQQILAELLAALQTNTNITDVQPGSLAYTLMAVVARALRGVWFMLEQMTKLFFVSSSSGSFLERRCNERGVFRKIGTPASGEVLFTRSSPSPIGITLKQGTLLATMDGKIEFVVLQDVPLPQGWASVVAPVTCISIGRAGNLAAGTPLQVVGITVMGVQNVTVGDGGLTGGVDTESDEDLRARYLFVIRNPQNGGTAADYLVWAMEVQGVVHAIPLPLNRGPGTVDVVVSDGSIPSDELVQTVTDHIETKRPVGADVLVLKPVAHSIDIAATVTASTGYTIDALDISVKQAITNYLGSIPIGGVIRVAGIYQAAMAVPGVLDFTLLSPVSNIQLESTEMATVGALAVA, via the coding sequence TTGTTTAAAACGTATCAGCAAATTCTCGCGGAGCTTCTGGCCGCTCTGCAAACCAACACGAACATCACGGATGTTCAGCCTGGGTCACTTGCTTACACGTTGATGGCTGTGGTGGCACGAGCACTGCGCGGTGTCTGGTTCATGCTAGAGCAAATGACAAAGCTGTTTTTCGTGTCCAGCTCATCTGGTTCTTTCCTCGAGCGCCGCTGCAACGAGCGCGGGGTATTCCGGAAGATCGGCACACCTGCATCTGGCGAGGTGTTGTTCACGAGATCATCACCATCGCCGATCGGTATAACTCTCAAGCAGGGGACGTTGCTTGCGACGATGGACGGAAAAATTGAGTTCGTTGTTCTGCAAGACGTGCCTCTGCCGCAAGGATGGGCAAGTGTCGTTGCGCCGGTCACGTGCATCTCCATTGGGAGGGCAGGGAATCTCGCGGCAGGCACGCCGCTCCAAGTTGTTGGGATCACAGTTATGGGCGTTCAAAATGTAACAGTTGGCGATGGGGGGTTGACTGGTGGCGTTGATACGGAGTCCGACGAGGATCTCCGGGCGAGATACTTGTTTGTCATACGGAACCCGCAAAACGGAGGCACTGCGGCAGATTACTTGGTTTGGGCAATGGAAGTACAAGGCGTTGTCCACGCAATCCCGCTTCCGCTGAATCGTGGGCCCGGAACGGTCGACGTCGTGGTGTCTGATGGATCGATTCCGTCTGACGAGCTTGTACAGACAGTGACCGATCACATCGAGACAAAACGCCCAGTGGGAGCAGACGTACTCGTGCTCAAACCTGTAGCACATTCCATCGACATCGCAGCGACCGTTACTGCTTCGACGGGCTACACCATAGACGCGCTCGATATTTCCGTTAAGCAAGCCATCACAAATTATCTTGGCTCTATACCGATTGGCGGCGTCATCCGTGTGGCCGGCATATATCAAGCAGCTATGGCTGTGCCGGGAGTTCTGGACTTCACTTTGTTGTCTCCGGTTTCAAACATCCAATTAGAAAGTACGGAGATGGCTACGGTCGGCGCTTTGGCCGTGGCATAG
- a CDS encoding putative phage tail protein: MSFFDQIKRMLPRSFLNDSMRNMKGIYQSIALQVDDLDGAILDGQKQLFIDSATWALPIYEAEFAIKLVDQSNEVARRNNVMAMSRGGLGATPASITNVLKSYGYSTRILEDFSGYTVTIQFNDFRGVPPNLGDLQTLMTRFIPAHLQLKWSFIYTQHRELRSFTHAQMKSMTHDQLRTQLPTP, from the coding sequence ATGAGTTTCTTCGATCAGATCAAACGAATGCTCCCCCGATCGTTCCTGAACGACTCGATGCGAAATATGAAGGGGATCTACCAATCGATCGCATTGCAGGTCGATGACTTGGATGGCGCGATCCTCGACGGACAGAAGCAGCTTTTCATCGACTCAGCAACGTGGGCCCTGCCGATTTATGAAGCAGAATTTGCAATCAAGCTGGTAGACCAGTCCAACGAAGTAGCACGCCGGAACAATGTCATGGCGATGTCTCGGGGCGGTCTTGGTGCGACTCCGGCATCGATCACGAACGTGCTGAAGTCTTACGGATATTCCACACGAATCCTCGAAGACTTCTCAGGCTACACGGTGACCATTCAGTTCAACGATTTTCGTGGTGTGCCTCCAAACCTTGGCGATCTGCAAACGCTGATGACTCGCTTCATCCCGGCGCACTTGCAACTCAAGTGGTCGTTCATCTACACCCAACATCGCGAGCTTCGATCATTCACGCATGCCCAGATGAAGTCGATGACCCATGATCAGCTTCGAACTCAACTCCCAACACCTTAG